A single genomic interval of Acidobacteriota bacterium harbors:
- a CDS encoding glycosyltransferase — translation MISRIAVLSMHTSPRLQPGVGNAGGMNVYVDELAVEMARRGIHVVVFTRRFETGTEQIVTVSPRYTVVRIDAGPPSEIPMTDMANYADEFADGVLRWITESGLTFDIIHSHYWLSGRAGVKLKHALGIPLANSFHTLGRVKDVNRRADEPASPSIRMEIELDTIAQSNCVIAATPYEFDDLLDHYCADPGRLCISPPGIDHSLFRPGDKETAREQLGWGAEHVLLCVGRIQSLKGFDIAVKTTADLLGRGLGAFRLVIVGGPSGPTGNDELTMLRTLAADLGIAHNVDFIDAKPHRTLPMFYRGAELLLMPSRSESFGLVAAEAQACALPVVAAAVGGLSYVVEDGESGVLIDGHDPSSFAAAIDKLLSSPEHHAAMREGAVAHAEQFSWDRTVERLLELYDGISAS, via the coding sequence GTGATCTCACGCATTGCCGTGCTGAGCATGCACACGTCTCCGCGCCTTCAACCGGGAGTCGGCAACGCCGGCGGGATGAACGTCTATGTCGATGAACTCGCAGTCGAGATGGCGCGACGTGGCATCCATGTTGTTGTGTTTACGCGGCGTTTCGAAACGGGGACCGAGCAGATCGTCACGGTATCGCCGCGATACACCGTTGTCCGGATCGACGCGGGTCCCCCATCTGAAATCCCTATGACCGACATGGCGAACTACGCAGACGAGTTTGCAGACGGAGTGCTGCGCTGGATAACGGAATCGGGGCTTACGTTTGACATTATCCACTCGCACTACTGGCTCAGCGGTCGGGCCGGAGTGAAGCTCAAACACGCTCTCGGGATCCCGCTGGCAAACTCCTTCCACACACTCGGCCGCGTCAAGGATGTCAACCGCCGCGCCGACGAACCAGCGTCTCCTTCGATCCGCATGGAGATCGAGTTGGACACCATTGCCCAATCAAACTGCGTGATCGCTGCGACCCCGTATGAGTTCGACGACCTCCTCGACCACTATTGCGCAGATCCGGGCCGTCTTTGCATAAGCCCACCCGGCATTGACCACTCGTTGTTTCGGCCCGGCGACAAAGAAACCGCTCGCGAACAGCTCGGGTGGGGCGCTGAGCATGTGCTGCTGTGTGTCGGTCGAATCCAGTCGTTGAAAGGATTCGACATCGCTGTCAAAACCACAGCCGACCTCCTTGGACGTGGACTCGGGGCATTCCGGCTTGTCATCGTCGGAGGACCGAGTGGCCCGACGGGCAACGATGAGCTGACCATGCTCAGGACCCTGGCAGCCGACCTCGGCATAGCGCACAACGTCGATTTCATCGATGCCAAACCTCACCGGACCCTGCCGATGTTCTACCGGGGTGCTGAGCTTCTCTTAATGCCAAGTCGCAGCGAGTCGTTCGGTCTCGTTGCAGCCGAGGCACAGGCATGTGCCCTACCCGTGGTCGCAGCCGCGGTCGGCGGCCTCTCGTACGTAGTGGAGGACGGCGAATCTGGCGTCCTCATCGATGGACACGACCCGAGCTCTTTCGCCGCGGCGATCGACAAACTCCTGTCGTCGCCCGAACACCATGCCGCGATGAGGGAAGGTGCCGTTGCGCATGCTGAACAGTTCTCGTGGGATAGGACGGTCGAGCGCCTGTTGGAACTTTACGACGGCATATCGGCGTCGTGA
- a CDS encoding GNAT family N-acetyltransferase, translated as MSKSPFDNPVFAAQPAAQLLGPFPHAPFLRAWREHFPAGDLVVLANNDSLVPLVFEDGRVSFAGHRDVTDYHSPLGPTAVDLLADWIGALPRGTSLVFDSLPDEAAAVVMKAIEATGLTPTKRIHEVAAVMTLGDSRDEWLATLSKKQRHEVRRKRRRFAEAFGEPRLVTVSGADAVATFAKMHRNTIGEKGVFMTEQMAAFFHGLHADSGATITTLLGADERPAAMAFGFFESDAYYLYNSALEPSFAEGAPGVVLLDLLIEHVIEMGVHRFDFLKGDEPYKFRMGATARDLYEVEAAT; from the coding sequence GTGAGCAAATCACCATTCGACAACCCAGTTTTTGCGGCTCAGCCCGCGGCGCAACTGCTCGGCCCGTTCCCCCATGCACCGTTCTTACGGGCGTGGAGAGAACACTTTCCTGCCGGTGACCTTGTCGTGCTCGCAAACAACGATTCGCTCGTCCCTCTTGTGTTTGAGGACGGCAGGGTGTCATTTGCCGGCCACCGCGATGTCACTGACTATCACTCGCCGCTCGGTCCGACCGCGGTAGATCTCCTCGCCGACTGGATCGGTGCGCTGCCAAGAGGCACCTCGTTGGTTTTCGATTCGCTGCCGGACGAAGCTGCGGCGGTTGTGATGAAAGCGATCGAAGCGACCGGGCTCACACCAACCAAGAGAATCCACGAAGTCGCCGCGGTGATGACGCTGGGCGACAGCCGGGACGAGTGGCTTGCCACGCTGTCCAAGAAACAACGTCACGAGGTCCGTCGCAAACGACGCCGCTTTGCGGAAGCGTTTGGTGAACCGAGACTTGTGACGGTATCCGGAGCAGATGCTGTGGCAACATTTGCGAAGATGCACAGAAACACCATCGGCGAGAAGGGAGTCTTCATGACGGAACAGATGGCAGCGTTCTTTCACGGTCTCCACGCGGACTCCGGGGCGACGATCACCACATTGCTGGGTGCAGACGAAAGACCCGCGGCGATGGCGTTTGGTTTCTTCGAATCCGACGCCTACTACCTGTACAACTCTGCGCTCGAGCCGTCGTTCGCTGAGGGTGCGCCCGGAGTGGTCCTCCTGGATCTCCTGATCGAGCACGTCATCGAAATGGGAGTGCACCGGTTCGATTTTCTCAAGGGTGACGAGCCGTACAAATTCCGCATGGGCGCCACCGCGCGCGATCTCTACGAAGTGGAGGCAGCGACGTGA
- a CDS encoding asparaginase has protein sequence MLARTVRNGLAETTHNGGVVIADATGRVLASWGDTDPVFYWRSSLKLVQATVSQEAGANLNPQHMAIAGSSHSGWPIHLAIIRQSLASVDLDEDALRCPPDWPQASRARQLLIATGHRTPKRLFHNCSGKHAAWLRACVAQGWPLDTYLADDHPLQRRVIDLTRKVSGFDPEPVGVDGCGAPVLRTTLSAAARTFVGISCDPRFAEAVSANCRYTALIGGSERSDTKLGQWWDGPMKVGAEGLLVAARHGVGIAAKSWSGDAGIAVMLLVEGTRRYGLLSDAAVTAVHDIAHPTTIGGGVSQGTTEPAFED, from the coding sequence GTGCTGGCCCGCACCGTGCGCAACGGTCTCGCCGAAACGACGCATAACGGAGGCGTTGTTATTGCTGATGCGACCGGCAGAGTTCTCGCGTCATGGGGGGACACTGATCCGGTGTTTTACTGGAGATCATCTCTCAAGCTCGTCCAAGCGACCGTGTCACAGGAGGCTGGCGCAAACCTCAACCCGCAACACATGGCTATCGCCGGTTCCTCGCACTCCGGTTGGCCTATACACCTTGCAATCATCCGACAGAGTCTCGCATCTGTCGATCTCGACGAGGACGCGCTGCGTTGCCCACCGGACTGGCCGCAGGCCTCTCGGGCCAGACAACTCCTCATCGCAACCGGGCACCGCACTCCAAAACGTCTGTTCCACAACTGCTCGGGCAAGCACGCGGCGTGGCTACGCGCATGTGTCGCCCAAGGGTGGCCTCTTGACACCTATCTGGCTGATGATCACCCGCTCCAGAGACGGGTGATAGACCTGACCCGAAAGGTCTCGGGGTTTGACCCGGAACCGGTCGGCGTCGACGGGTGCGGTGCGCCGGTCCTGCGCACAACGCTCAGTGCGGCCGCACGAACCTTTGTGGGCATCTCATGTGACCCTCGTTTCGCCGAAGCCGTGTCCGCGAATTGCCGATACACCGCACTGATCGGCGGTAGCGAACGGTCTGATACAAAGCTTGGCCAATGGTGGGACGGTCCGATGAAAGTCGGCGCCGAAGGTCTTCTGGTCGCCGCCCGCCACGGTGTCGGAATCGCCGCCAAAAGCTGGTCCGGGGATGCCGGGATCGCTGTGATGCTGCTCGTCGAAGGGACGCGCCGGTACGGCCTACTATCTGATGCAGCGGTCACCGCGGTCCATGACATTGCCCACCCGACGACGATCGGCGGTGGTGTTTCCCAAGGCACCACCGAGCCGGCGTTCGAGGATTGA
- a CDS encoding peptidoglycan DD-metalloendopeptidase family protein, with translation MTSRPRARALVGAALAVFLIIPTGALAQTKEQINRARAEEERAVAAYQIANDKLEAALTEYQLINAELEQLTYKTTRLVDQIRAYESEATDLKNRAETLLFESYTSNTSASIIGLALSAGSIQDLMTTQLLLERAAEREIAQLQNYTSITVEANKLKTILDTDRVRVAEINARSEELVTVLDKIERERDEQLHAASATTRAAVNAYNREQARLRAIEAAKKRGASGGFPPDATPGLRCPLPGGTFINDWGFPRSGGRTHQGTDIFAGRGKSVVAVGNGTVRLKTGGLGGIVVYLTTDYGMRFYYAHLDGYVSGLKTGDRVTAGQVIAYNGASGNAAGGRPHVHFQIQAVGSRWKNPYPTLRANC, from the coding sequence ATGACCTCACGACCACGCGCCCGTGCGCTTGTAGGGGCTGCGCTAGCGGTTTTCCTCATCATCCCGACGGGCGCACTCGCCCAGACGAAAGAGCAGATCAATCGCGCGCGGGCCGAAGAAGAAAGGGCCGTTGCGGCATACCAGATTGCCAACGACAAGCTTGAGGCGGCACTCACCGAGTATCAGCTGATCAACGCTGAACTCGAACAACTCACATACAAAACTACCCGGTTGGTGGACCAAATCAGGGCGTACGAAAGTGAGGCCACAGACCTCAAGAACCGGGCAGAAACGCTGCTGTTTGAATCGTACACGTCGAACACGAGCGCGTCGATCATCGGACTTGCCCTGTCTGCCGGATCGATTCAAGACCTCATGACAACCCAGCTTCTACTCGAACGGGCGGCCGAACGAGAAATCGCACAGCTTCAGAACTACACGTCCATCACGGTAGAAGCCAACAAGCTGAAGACGATTCTGGACACCGACAGAGTTCGTGTCGCTGAGATCAATGCGCGCAGTGAAGAACTCGTCACCGTGCTCGATAAAATCGAGCGCGAACGCGACGAACAGCTCCACGCTGCAAGCGCAACGACGCGGGCCGCCGTCAACGCATACAACCGTGAGCAGGCCCGACTCAGAGCGATCGAGGCTGCCAAAAAACGCGGCGCTTCCGGTGGATTTCCCCCCGACGCAACGCCGGGGTTGCGCTGTCCGCTTCCGGGTGGAACATTCATCAACGACTGGGGCTTCCCGCGCTCGGGCGGGAGGACGCACCAGGGAACCGACATATTTGCGGGCCGTGGCAAGTCGGTTGTCGCGGTGGGCAACGGCACCGTGCGCCTCAAGACCGGCGGACTCGGTGGCATCGTCGTGTATTTGACCACCGACTACGGGATGCGGTTCTACTACGCACACCTCGATGGATATGTGTCCGGGCTCAAGACCGGCGACCGGGTGACGGCTGGCCAAGTGATCGCCTACAACGGTGCTTCCGGCAACGCCGCCGGCGGGCGACCCCACGTTCACTTCCAGATCCAGGCGGTCGGAAGCCGGTGGAAAAACCCGTACCCGACTCTGCGAGCAAATTGTTAA
- a CDS encoding CrcB family protein translates to MTRTRPASGVGFPIGTFAVNVFGSAMLGLLVGYFGSSASADLRLGLFVGVLGGFTTFSTFAVESGNLARGGFASTAAVYVAVSVLAGLVFALAGLHLGELIAD, encoded by the coding sequence GTGACACGGACGCGGCCAGCCAGCGGGGTCGGTTTTCCGATTGGGACGTTCGCCGTGAACGTCTTCGGTTCAGCGATGTTGGGACTTCTTGTCGGATACTTTGGGTCGTCTGCCAGCGCCGATCTCCGCCTCGGCCTATTTGTCGGTGTGCTTGGCGGGTTCACGACGTTCAGCACATTTGCGGTCGAGTCGGGGAACCTGGCGAGAGGTGGCTTTGCGAGCACCGCAGCGGTCTATGTTGCGGTATCGGTTCTCGCCGGGCTGGTTTTTGCTTTGGCAGGTCTCCACCTAGGCGAGCTGATCGCCGACTAG
- a CDS encoding MoaD/ThiS family protein, whose amino-acid sequence MATLRLFASLREAAGTSSVDIDATTVGAVLDEASGRFGDRFAAGLETAQVWLNGDPTDRDTTVAATDEIALIPPVSGGALAETVDAPTIDSVLSATILGVFALGLTLSSEVWVVLSVGAVLGWVWDVGETMRGRGAHVNFPAAMVGAAAGANAVWAWGFTGLAGAIAIAAIVPMAWTVLGAEHRNVANLSHTVTLSVVGTVASGSLVLVRLASIQQTRMLLLIAGLTGVGVWIATRQTSASSHVSTFDANTATLGAALLGGIASTFLTEGISIPSAALIAIMTALGMIAGRSVGSLIRTDRVLHTTTSPGRLTGLDSMTLGVASYWVATTWFL is encoded by the coding sequence GTGGCGACTCTACGACTCTTTGCATCCCTCCGCGAAGCGGCGGGCACATCTTCAGTAGACATCGACGCGACCACTGTTGGTGCAGTGCTTGACGAGGCGTCAGGCCGCTTTGGCGACCGCTTTGCTGCAGGTCTCGAAACGGCTCAGGTGTGGCTAAACGGTGACCCCACCGATCGGGACACGACTGTTGCTGCAACGGACGAGATTGCGCTTATCCCGCCAGTGTCAGGCGGAGCGCTCGCCGAAACCGTCGATGCCCCAACGATTGACAGTGTATTGTCGGCGACGATCCTCGGTGTCTTCGCTCTCGGCCTCACGTTGAGTAGCGAAGTGTGGGTTGTGCTCTCAGTCGGTGCGGTGCTCGGGTGGGTCTGGGATGTCGGCGAGACAATGCGCGGTCGCGGTGCGCACGTAAACTTTCCGGCAGCCATGGTCGGCGCGGCTGCGGGCGCCAACGCGGTGTGGGCTTGGGGATTCACGGGGCTGGCGGGCGCGATCGCGATCGCGGCGATCGTGCCGATGGCATGGACCGTACTGGGCGCGGAACACCGCAACGTGGCCAACCTCTCACACACGGTCACTCTCTCGGTCGTGGGAACGGTGGCGTCAGGGAGCCTCGTCCTGGTGCGCTTGGCGTCGATTCAGCAGACTCGGATGCTGCTTCTCATAGCCGGACTCACCGGTGTCGGCGTTTGGATCGCAACCCGTCAAACCAGCGCCTCAAGCCACGTGTCCACATTCGACGCAAACACCGCAACTCTTGGTGCAGCCCTCCTCGGTGGAATCGCGTCGACGTTTCTAACCGAAGGGATCTCGATCCCCAGCGCCGCTCTCATCGCGATCATGACAGCCCTCGGCATGATCGCCGGCAGGTCGGTCGGCTCGCTGATCCGCACAGACCGGGTGCTCCACACGACAACATCGCCCGGGCGTCTCACAGGTCTCGACTCGATGACCCTCGGCGTAGCTAGCTACTGGGTGGCGACAACCTGGTTTCTCTAG